The Mus pahari chromosome 2, PAHARI_EIJ_v1.1, whole genome shotgun sequence genomic interval ggagaggagggggaggggagggggagggaaggaagtagAACTATTCTTCAAGATACAGTTCCTGCTGAGATGGGCTGGGCAGAAGGGACACAGGTGCGTTTGGCAATGAGTTCTTACATGAACTAAGAGATAACTAACTTGTCTTTAGATGTCAACATAGATCCCATTGATCAAGTAGTCAAGTCTTGAATACCGTTTCCTACGGAGAGCTTCAACCAGCATCCTACCCAAGAGGACGAGGCCTATTACCAGAAACAAAACACCGCAAAGGAGGGTCCCAATGAGAAGCCACTTCTCAAATGAAAGTCCATGCTGGCTTTTTGGACCCTTGTTCAGTGATACGCTGCCTACACTAGCCCTCCTGTCCTCCCAGGAAGCAGTCTTGTTTGTAATGGAAGACTCTGAGGTTGAGCTTTTCCCACGCTTCGGGTCTGAGGTCAGCGTAGAGCCTCCTTGAAAGGGCATTGTTTCTAAGCTGCCTTTCGAGTCTGTATGTGCCTGAAAGATGGTAGTCAAAGCTGCCTGATGTGTAACCATGGGTGTAAAACTTGTAGACACATGGGCTGCTGGGGGCCTCGAGGTTACAGTGGTGACAGGTGACGCTGTGGTGGCCTCCTTCTGCTTTGAAGTCTTAGGTGTCACTGAAACGCTGGTCAACGGAAGCGCAGGCTTCAGGGTGGCAGAGACGTTATGGAGGGGAGCAACAGCTACAGTGGTAGGTGGAGTAGGCACAGTTGTAGGGAACAGATGAGCCATTTTTAGTTCCGAGGGAAGCTGCAAACTCTGAGAACGGCTTTTTTCTTCAGGGAGCTGCGTGCTCGTTTCATCAACCTTGATGTGTTTGCGCATGTGCAGAGGGGCTGTGGACTTCAGAGAAGACACATCTCTCCAAGACAGGCTGGTGGGCTTTGGGTAACCTGCTGGGGGTCGAACCCCAGGGGTGACTCCTGGGGAGGTGTGGCCAAGTAAGAGAGATTCTCCTTGTGTTAACTGTTGGAGTGATAAATTAGCTCTGGTCAGCGAAAAATCTGAAAGGATAAAGACAATCAGAAGAAGAGTTAAAATGTCCACGGTGGGTATGTGTAAAGTACAAATGTTTACTGCGTCCCCAGACTCGATACCTGATGCACGTGCTGGTGTATTGGTTGTCGTTGTTTTGTCAATTTATAGAAACCAGAGGCATCTGGGAGGGGGagcctccatcagattggactATAGACCAGTCTTTcaaggcattttcttggttaacgATTGATATGAGCAGActtggcccactgtgggtggtgccacctctgggcagacGGTCTTGGGTTGTATGAAAAAGCAAGCTGAACCAGCCAtgaaaaacaagccagtaagcagctttcctccaagatgTCTGCAACGGTTCTGCCTCTAGGTTTCCGCTTTGActtcttccctcagtgatggactgtgatcaggatatataagccaaataaaccctttcctccccagattgtttttggtcagtgttctatcacagaaatagaaaataagctAAGACAAAtaggggaggggggctggagagagagctcagcagttaagagcactgattgccggaagtccagagttcaattcccagcaaccacatggtggctcccaaccatctgtgatgagatccgatgccctctcctaatgtatgtctgaggacagctgaagtgtactcatatgaataaaaaataaataaatcttaaaaaagaaaacaagctaagaCAGACTGACAactaattgtgtgtatgtgtgtgtgtgtgtgtgcgcgcgcgcgcacgcacgtaTACACTTATTCATACATGCTAGAAAAATGAACACAGGACCATCCTGTATATCTTAAGCATGCACAGTATAACTAAACTACATCTCAGCCTCAGATACTGGATATTTCATCAAAGcgtatataaaatagaaaagtacaCATCACTAATTATCACACAGTGTCTCCTTACCCCGTGGTATGGTTTATTTCTAGCCCGGtaggacagaagagaagagatagTGGGGACAGGGTGCTCAGGCTGAGTGAGGAATAGGTGGGAACAGCGAGGAGGCTGGGAGAACACCCTGTAGAAGGCAGGAGGGTtagggagagaaagcagagcggggagggcgggggggggcgcTGAGCAGGATGAGGACTGGCAGGAAAGATGCTGTGTGAGGCAAGCTTCCTGCCAACTGCCATGGTGACAGATAGTCATGGAGAAAGATGTTCCAGACTGGTCGTGGGACAggtgagaaagagaaatgaggagTCAGGGGTAGCGGAACCGGGCGATAGGCCTTGAACAGCGGGGATGGTTtgacagaaacaggaaggggtGGACTTCAGGAGCTGGGCTCCTTGATGAACGGAGCCAAAGAGAGAGCACAGGGCAAATCCAAATAAAGGCAGGGGTGGGCGGTCCAGAGTGCTACCAGAAGAGGGAGGCTATCTGAGACTTGAACTTTCAAAGCTTGGCGTTAATAGAGCCAATGCCTTAGGTGATGGGAATGATGTTTGAAACCAGAATGCCCACATTGGATATGATGGGTAGGACCATTCAGACCAGCTCCCAGGGAACAATCAAGGGGGGTTTTGCTCTGAGCCACACACAGCTGTTTACCACAGCTCAAACTGGAAAAGCTCGTTAAGGCAATCAAGTGCGGCGAGAGATAATTTGAATTGCTCAGTATTAACTACGTACGCTACTTGGCTGTTTTGATAGTATTAGCAGGGCAGGCAGGTCggggctgggagtgtagcttGGTTGGTAATGCCCAGCACACACGAAGTCCTGGACTCAACCCCCAGTATCACATAAACTGGGCACAgtggaacacacctgtaatcccagcacccaggaggtggaggcaggagggtcaggtgttcaaagccatcctctgctacacagagAGGTCAAGGCCACCCAGGGTAAataataccctgtctcaaaagataagaaCCGAACAGGAGGGGGAAAATGAGtcagaaagaactgcaggaatcaGTGGAGCTGTCACCCTTCCCGCCCCTTTTCTTCTTAATGTCCCTCCATGTTGGTTTCTAAAGTAGACCTTTTATGACTCCTAACAGATCCAAGGGCAACTGCAGAGGTGGGATAGCTTGGGAACGCTTACTAATCCTCATGCCCTCCAtggttctttattatttattgttgttattacttttaatattttaaacattaatttatttattgggagatggaggaagggaccCAGTGTAtatgcgtggaggtcagagatgaCTTGCAAAAACCTGTTCTCTCCTTGTACCACATGGATCCTGGGACtgaaactcgggtcatcaggcctGGCCGCTGGtgccttgacccactgagccatcttgctggccttatttcacttgtttgagacagtctcaggtAGCCCGGGCTACTCTTAAGCTTGATACGTAGTCAAGGCTCATCTTGAGCTCCTGATCTGCATGCTTTCACCCTGCTGGCATTATAGGCGAGTATCATCCTACCAGGCTACAAGAACCATTACAAGAGTCACTTAATTCATCTAGGGCAGGGTTTAACATCAGCGGCCAAGTCCGGCCTGCTTCCTCCCTCCGTGTGCCATGCAAGCTGTGACTGAAGTCTACATTTTTCAATGGCTGACAGTAACCAAGTTTGGACATGTGAAAATTGTACACTGCTTGAACATCACTGCTCTTCAATCAAGTTTTACTGGGACCCAGCATGTTCGTTTATTGATATGGTCACCATGGCAGCTTTTATACGATAAGGTCAATGGCAAATAGATATAATGGTTGCACACGGCCAGAGTGCTTCAGGCCAGCCCTCCAAAACCTAAGCACTATTTGACAGCAGACAGAAAAGCTGCCCGACATATGCTTCAGGCTACCTCGCTCTACTCTAAAATGGAAGTagggactgggggtgggagtgattccattaataccagcacttgggaagtggaagggTCAAGAGTTTACTTACAGTCActctcagctacataatgagttcaaggccagcctggtttgcatagACTGTCTCAAACCACTTCACTTCTCCCATGCAGAAAAATCTGGATATTTGAGcttcctttttcccctttctcaatttcttccacatgtatatgtatgtatatgtatatatgtgtgtgtgtaactttgtgtgtgtgtgtgtgtgtgtgtgtgtaactatagGTGATGTCACATTCATACCATCTCCATCTGTATCATGAGGTATTCAGTAAAAATGAGAACTCAGTATAGCTTATAGTAGGCAAGGGCCCCAGGGAGAatccacatgctcacacacaaaagaaacaaatatatctcagcatgtttcatttttaaaaagggggaggggcgTCAGCTAGATGACTCATCACAGCTGCCAAGCCTGGCCTGAAAGCCCAAGTTCAGCCCCTGGACCTACATGATCAGAGAGAGCcgactcccacaggttgtcctctgacctctacactatCACTATGGTGAGCAcagctctgcacacacacacacacacacacacacacacacacacaNNNNNNNNNNNNNNNNNNNNNNNNNNNNNNNNNNNNNNNNNNNNNNNNNNNNNNNNNNNNNNNNNNNNNNNNNNNNNNNNNNNNNNNNNNNNNNNNNNNNNNNNNNNNNNNNNNNNNNNNNNNNNNNNNNNNNNNNNNNNNNNNNNNNNNNNNNNNNNNNNNNNNNNNNNNNNNNNNNNNNNNNNNNNNNNNNNNNNNNNNNNNNNNNNNNNNNNNNNNNNNNNNNNNNNNNNNNNNNNNNNNNNNNNNNNNNNNNNNNNNNNNNNNNNNNNNNNNNNNNNNNNNNNNNNNNNNNNNNNNNNNNNNNNNNNNNNNNNNNNNNNNNNNNNNNNNNNNNNNNNNNNNNNNNNNNNNNNNNNNNNNNNNNNNNNNNNNNNNNNNNNNNNNNNNNNNNNNNNNNNNNNNNNNNNNNNNNNNNNNNNNNNNNNNNNNNNNNNNNNNNNNNNNNNNNNNNNNNNNNNNNNNNNNNNNNNNNNNNNNNNNNNNNNNNNNNNNNNNNNNNNNNNNNNNNNNNNNNNNNNNNNNNNNNgagagggagagggagagggagagggagagggagagggagagggagaacaagaCCATGTAGCTAACTGACCTGAGGTCTGTTTGATACTGTAAGTTAGCTATAGCCATTGACAAGAACGACCTAAACAGCTGTTTGCTTTCTCAGACACGTGACCTCAGCTGTCATGAAAAGCAAGCACCAGTcgggtctgataagatacaaatGTTGGCAAAGAGCCTAGAACCACACAGAACCCTCCACACCTGCTCCTCCCACCTCGCCCACTGCTGTTTGCGCTAGGCAGGGCTTCTCTCTGGGGCTTGGGAAACAGCCCTGGGCCTTAAACTCTTTAGAGTTTCGTTTTTCAAGGGATTTTGCTGAAAAGAACCAGAGACTATTGCTCGGAAACCAGCTAAGCAAATAGAGTTCCAATTTATTGGATTTCTGAATTCTCCCATTCTTACAGAGCTTGGTAGAAAGATATATTGCAAAAACTATTAAAGATAGATGAATGTGAAGCTGCAGTGCGTTTATAGCCCGAGCAGAGTCCACTGTCATCTTTCAAAGTGTCAGTATGTAAATATTAGTCAGTTGGTTACAGGAAATAAAATTCCTCCAGAAACAAACCACCaaatagatatttacatttcagctCAAACAGGATAAGTTCTGATGGGTGGAAGAACTCAACCTGTAAACGTGATAGAACATAACTTGTATACATCCTGCAGGAATACACAGTCCTCCCCTTGTGACCAGGATCTGGTGTCACTGCCAAGAACCACCCATCCTTCAACCTGCTCTGTGCTCAGGATGCCCCCTGGTGGCTGCCAGCAGAACAGCTTGATTCCAGATCCTCCACCTTCTTATTCATCCTTACAAAGTTCCTCACAGAcccactttcctttcttctcGTCTCCACTGGcctgcatcttttttttgttttgttttaatgttttatttatttatttattatatgtaagtacactgtagctatcttcagatgctccagaagagggcgtcagatcttgttacagatggttgtgagccaccatgtggttgctgggatttgaactcaggaccttcggtagagcagtcgggtgctcttacccactgagccatctcaccagccccctggccTGCATCTTTatcttgtatttcttctttcatacaCTATAAAGACAGAAACTCTACAGAAATATTATGGAAATTGGGAGACTTAATCTTCAATTATAATTTATATCACCATAGCAGATCTTTCAAACAATCTGTGCTCTGTGCACCCATTTCAGGAAGTGTTTGGCACATCGGATTTCCCTGGTTCTGGAACAAAATTCAGgcatcctccctcctccactcaggagacaaagcacACACCCAGACAGTTCGTTCCACAAAGAACCTCAATTTAACAGGCAAGAGAGAATACTTCACTGTACTCTACTTCCTGACTCTAACATTACTTTCCCTAAAAATCAGTCAGTTCACAAATGGTGGCCCCACCCATCAGATGTGTTGTTCAAAAACTAAGCCTCACTCTCCTTGTGTCCATTTTCCTGGCCACCAGCAAGCCTTACAATCTTAcctctttctatttcctttaatCTCCCCCGGCCATCTTCTGCCTACATCTTATTTCCCAAGCAACCAGTTTTTCCACTTTTCCACTCGCGTGACCTCAGGGTAGCTCCAAAAGGAGACACCGGTGGGCTCTAAGAAGTCTCCTTAAAGACACAATGGACGCACACAGCCCGCGTCTCAGCccctggagacagaggtaggcagacgtctctgagttcaagaccaggctagACAACATggcaagcctggcaacctgagatCTGAGCAAGCTACCCAGAATGCACACAGAGGCGGAAGGAGGAGCCCAAGTCCACAAGGctttctctgccctccacacatgcCAGGTCAtgtgcacgcgtgcgcacacacatacacacacacacacatacacacacatacacacacatacacacacatacacacacatacacacgcacacatacacacacatacacacacatacacacacatacacacacatacacacatacactaacaggaattttttaaaaagacaccatGGATCACGGCTACCCCAAAC includes:
- the Mansc1 gene encoding MANSC domain-containing protein 1, yielding MLFRGESLAYALVVISFLTPRPSAGQNCLTKSLEDVVIDIQSSLSKGIRGNEPIHTVTQEDCVGACCSTKDIAGDKSCNLMIFDTRKTDRQPNCYLFFCPSEDACPLKPAKGLVSYRLIRDFSLTRANLSLQQLTQGESLLLGHTSPGVTPGVRPPAGYPKPTSLSWRDVSSLKSTAPLHMRKHIKVDETSTQLPEEKSRSQSLQLPSELKMAHLFPTTVPTPPTTVAVAPLHNVSATLKPALPLTSVSVTPKTSKQKEATTASPVTTVTSRPPAAHVSTSFTPMVTHQAALTTIFQAHTDSKGSLETMPFQGGSTLTSDPKRGKSSTSESSITNKTASWEDRRASVGSVSLNKGPKSQHGLSFEKWLLIGTLLCGVLFLVIGLVLLGRMLVEALRRKRYSRLDYLINGIYVDI